In Gibberella moniliformis mitochondrion, complete genome, a genomic segment contains:
- the nad2-i1 gene encoding LAGLIDADG intron encoded protein (in frame with upstream exon), with product KEKTMPFFNKINLIYNKSIISFYFFKTYSTIFINNYTTRRSFSMLIYIFSLLIYSFSMLERSPAIEKISFFYKAYFVRRSRKICATSSTSSIKICAPSCSCSSCSSSRKSFSLRGYSPRESLRKLKLEKNVFFSSLRSPNEVSCPLENDKNKPIGPWFITGIIDAEGSFMVHLEKTQLRVRPGFKIKLDIRDLSLLKEIKAYFNNIGSIKIYNKECVYKVRSLKEVAIIISHFDKYNLMSQKRADFDLFKLIVNKLNNQEHLTSEGLQGIVDIGVSLNLSSSSLVKDNFPNTIPVARPLVKDIVIPDPEWIAGFVSGRGSFSIYASQSVDKRVSLSFRVFQYELGGAKDDELFKFLGYFFNCGNLNYHEDKKAVIFVIRKFEDINHKIIPFFDKYKIKGVKYKDFKDWSEAAKIIESKNHLTQEGHNEIRRIRKNMNSYRL from the coding sequence AAAGAAAAAACAATGCCATTTTTTAACAAAATAAATTTAATATACAACAAGTCTATTATAAGTTTTTATTTTTTTAAAACTTATTCTACAATATTCATTAATAATTATACAACAAGGCGGAGCTTTAGCATGCTGATTTATATCTTTAGCTTGCTGATTTATAGCTTTAGCATGCTGGAACGGAGTCCGGCTATAGAAAAAATTTCTTTTTTTTATAAAGCATACTTCGTAAGGCGAAGCCGAAAAATATGCGCAACAAGCAGCACCTCCTCGATAAAAATATGCGCACCAAGCTGCAGCTGCAGCAGCTGCAGCTCCTCGAGAAAGAGCTTTAGTTTGCGTGGATATTCCCCCAGGGAGTCGTTGCGCAAGCTAAAGCTAGAAAAAAATGTATTTTTTTCTAGCTTGCGCAGTCCGAACGAAGTTAGCTGCCCTCTTGAAAACGACAAAAATAAGCCTATAGGTCCTTGATTTATTACAGGAATTATTGATGCTGAAGGTTCTTTTATGGTACATTTAGAAAAAACCCAATTAAGAGTAAGACCTGGATTTAAAATTAAACTCGATATAAGAGATTTATCATTATTAAAAGAAATTAAAGCATATTTTAATAATATAGGTTCAATTAAGATTTATAATAAGGAATGTGTTTATAAAGTAAGATCTTTAAAAGAAGTAGCTATAATAATATCACACTTCGATAAATATAATTTAATGTCACAAAAAAGAGCTGATTTTGATTTATTCAAACTAATTGTTAATAAATTAAATAACCAAGAGCATTTAACTTCTGAAGGTTTACAAGGAATTGTGGATATAGGTGTTTCATTGAATTTATCTTCATCTTCATTAGTTAAAGATAATTTTCCTAACACTATACCGGTTGCGAGACCTTTAGTTAAAGATATAGTGATACCTGACCCTGAATGAATAGCTGGATTTGTATCTGGAAGAGGATCTTTTTCAATATATGCTTCACAGTCAGTAGATAAACGAGTGTCATTAAGTTTTAGAGTATTTCAGTACGAGCTTGGGGGGGCTAAAGATGATGAACTGTTTAAATTTTTGGGTTATTTTTTTAATTGTGGTAATTTGAATTATCATGAAGATAAAAAAGCTGTAATTTTTGTTATTAGAAAATTTGAAGATATAAATCATAAGATTATTCCTTTTTTTGATAAATATAAGATTAAAGGTGTTAAATACAAAGATTTTAAAGACTGATCTGAAGCAGCAAAAATAATAGAGTCCAAAAATCACTTAACACAGGAAGGACATAATGAAATACGTAGAATAAGAAAGAATATGAACTCATATAGACTTTAA
- the nad3 gene encoding NADH:ubiquinone oxidoreductase subunit 3 has protein sequence MSSVTFLFVFVTILTIVFLLLNFILAPHNPYQEKYSIFECGFHSFLGQNRTQFGVKFFIFALVYLLLDLEILVIYPYGISVYENGIYGLIVVLIFIGIITAGFVFELGKNALKIDSRQSNNYFYKSKKFINMFTEHK, from the coding sequence ATGAGTAGTGTAACTTTTCTTTTTGTTTTTGTTACTATTTTAACAATAGTTTTTTTACTTCTTAATTTCATACTGGCTCCACATAACCCATACCAAGAAAAATATAGTATTTTTGAATGTGGTTTTCACAGTTTTCTTGGTCAAAATAGAACTCAATTCGGTGTTAAATTCTTCATATTTGCATTAGTTTATCTTTTATTAGATTTAGAAATATTAGTAATATATCCATATGGTATAAGTGTATATGAAAATGGTATTTACGGATTAATAGTAGTGCTAATTTTCATAGGTATAATAACTGCGGGGTTTGTATTTGAATTAGGTAAAAATGCCTTGAAAATAGATAGTAGACAATCCAATAATTATTTTTATAAATCAAAAAAATTTATTAATATGTTTACTGAACATAAGTAG
- the atp9 gene encoding ATP synthase subunit 9, whose translation MLESSKLIGAGLATIGLAGAGVGIGVVFGCLIIGVARNPSLKNQLFSYSILGFAFSEATALFALMMALLLLYVV comes from the coding sequence ATGTTAGAATCATCAAAACTTATTGGAGCGGGATTAGCAACTATTGGTCTAGCAGGTGCTGGAGTTGGTATAGGTGTAGTGTTTGGGTGTCTAATTATAGGAGTGGCTAGAAATCCATCCTTAAAAAATCAATTATTCTCATACTCAATATTAGGGTTTGCTTTCTCAGAAGCAACTGCCTTATTTGCTTTAATGATGGCTTTATTATTATTATATGTTGTATAA